One Dokdonia sp. Dokd-P16 genomic window carries:
- a CDS encoding DUF6095 family protein, translated as MHTNKEKLAKGVKLMGGTLLLLVTAPIILNSSFKNQDHPMFIPILGIGIILFIAAIYFGFKGIKMLMKALFND; from the coding sequence ATGCACACAAATAAAGAAAAGCTAGCCAAAGGTGTCAAGCTTATGGGAGGAACTCTTTTATTATTGGTAACAGCACCTATAATTCTTAATTCTTCCTTTAAAAATCAGGATCATCCCATGTTTATTCCTATTCTAGGTATAGGAATTATACTATTTATAGCTGCTATTTATTTTGGATTCAAAGGAATAAAAATGCTAATGAAGGCATTATTTAATGATTAA